The Thermasporomyces composti region GTGACCGGCGCGTCGAGTGGCATCGGGCGGGCGGTCGCCGAACGGCTGGCCGCCAGGGGATGTCGGCTCCTCCTCGTGGGCCGCGACCGCGATCGGCTGGCCGCTGTCGCCGAGCGGACGCGGGGTGAGATCGCGGTCGTCGACCTCGCGGACCCCGAGGCGATAGCTCGGTTCGCAGGGCGCCTCGCCGCCGGACCGTCACCGGACCTGCTCGTCAACAACGCCGGTATGGGCGCGGTCGGCGACATCGTCGACCCTCGCGCGTTCGGCGGGGACGCGGCAGCCGGCGCTCAGCCGCTCGACCACGACCTCGACCGCCTCGTGGCGGTCCACCTGCGGGCACCCATCGCGCTCACGCATGCGGTGGTGCCCGCCATGGTGACCCGAGGTCGCGGTCACCTGGTGTTCGTCACCTCCATCGCCGGGCTGGTCGGCGTGGCCCGCGAGTCGCTCTACGCCGCTGTCAAGGCCGGACTGCACATGTTCGCCGCCAGCGTGCGCGCG contains the following coding sequences:
- a CDS encoding SDR family NAD(P)-dependent oxidoreductase yields the protein MRVAGSYAVVTGASSGIGRAVAERLAARGCRLLLVGRDRDRLAAVAERTRGEIAVVDLADPEAIARFAGRLAAGPSPDLLVNNAGMGAVGDIVDPRAFGGDAAAGAQPLDHDLDRLVAVHLRAPIALTHAVVPAMVTRGRGHLVFVTSIAGLVGVARESLYAAVKAGLHMFAASVRAEVAPAGVGVTTVAPGAVRTAFFDRRGAPYTRRLPRPVAPERVADALVTAVERDRAEVIVPRWLRLPVVIRAATPTVFGRLSARWGGSSTR